Proteins from a single region of Rhodospirillales bacterium:
- a CDS encoding catalase → MSKKLTTNAGVPVPDNQNVMTAGPRGPQLLQDIWFLEKLAHFDREVIPERRMHAKGSGAYGTFTVTHDITRYTRAKIFSEVGKTTELFARFTTVAGERGAADAERDIRGFAVKFYTEEGNWDLVGNNTPVFFMRDPLKFPDLNHAVKRDPRTNLRSAKNNWDFWTSLPEALHQVTIVMSDRGIPATYRHMHGFGSHTFSFINAANERFWVKFHFKTQQGIRNLSDVEAEAIIGKDRESHQRDLYESIERGDAPKWTLKVQIMPEADAATVPYHPFDLTKIWPHKDYPLMDVGVMELNRNPENFFAEVEQSAFNPANVPPGVGFSPDKMLQGRLFSYGDAQRYRLGVNHHLIPVNAPRCPVHSYHRDGQMRVDGNHGSTLAYEPNSYGEWQQQPDYREPPLSLEGAADHWNHREDSDYFSQPGMLFRLMSPAQQQVLFENTARSIGEAPREIQVRHIGHCLKADPAYGKGVADALGIPLSEVCA, encoded by the coding sequence ATGAGCAAGAAACTGACCACCAACGCGGGCGTTCCCGTGCCCGACAACCAGAACGTGATGACGGCCGGGCCGCGCGGTCCGCAACTGCTGCAGGACATCTGGTTTCTGGAAAAGCTCGCCCACTTCGACCGCGAGGTGATCCCGGAGCGGCGCATGCATGCCAAGGGCTCCGGCGCCTACGGCACCTTCACCGTCACCCACGACATCACGCGCTATACGCGGGCCAAAATCTTCTCGGAGGTCGGCAAGACGACCGAGTTGTTCGCCCGCTTCACCACGGTTGCTGGCGAGCGCGGCGCCGCCGATGCCGAACGCGACATCCGCGGCTTCGCGGTCAAGTTCTACACCGAGGAAGGCAACTGGGATCTCGTCGGCAACAACACGCCGGTGTTCTTCATGCGCGACCCGCTGAAGTTCCCCGACCTCAACCACGCGGTCAAGCGCGACCCGCGCACCAACCTGCGCAGCGCCAAGAACAACTGGGACTTCTGGACCTCACTGCCGGAAGCCCTGCACCAGGTCACCATCGTCATGAGCGATCGCGGCATTCCCGCGACCTACCGCCACATGCACGGCTTCGGCAGTCATACCTTCAGCTTCATCAATGCTGCGAACGAGCGTTTCTGGGTGAAATTCCACTTCAAGACGCAGCAGGGCATCCGCAATTTGAGTGACGTGGAAGCCGAAGCCATCATCGGCAAGGACCGGGAAAGCCATCAGCGTGATCTCTATGAGAGCATCGAGCGGGGCGACGCTCCGAAGTGGACGCTCAAAGTGCAGATCATGCCGGAGGCTGATGCCGCGACGGTCCCCTATCATCCATTCGATCTGACCAAGATCTGGCCGCACAAGGACTATCCATTGATGGATGTCGGGGTGATGGAGCTGAACCGCAATCCGGAGAACTTCTTCGCCGAGGTCGAGCAGTCTGCCTTCAATCCGGCCAACGTGCCGCCCGGCGTCGGCTTCTCGCCGGACAAGATGCTGCAGGGCCGGCTGTTCTCCTATGGCGACGCGCAGCGCTACCGGCTCGGGGTCAACCACCATTTGATCCCGGTGAACGCACCCCGCTGCCCGGTGCACAGCTATCACCGCGACGGGCAGATGCGGGTGGATGGCAACCACGGCAGCACGCTCGCCTACGAGCCGAACAGCTACGGTGAGTGGCAGCAGCAGCCGGACTATCGCGAGCCGCCGTTAAGCCTCGAAGGGGCAGCCGATCACTGGAACCACCGCGAGGACAGCGACTACTTCTCGCAGCCAGGCATGCTGTTCCGGTTGATGTCTCCGGCGCAGCAGCAGGTGCTATTCGAGAACACCGCCCGCTCGATCGGCGAGGCACCGCGGGAGATCCAGGTCCGCCACATTGGCCATTGCCTGAAAGCCGATCCGGCCTATGGCAAAGGCGTGGCCGACGCGCTGGGCATCCCGTTGAGCGAGGTTTGCGCTTAG
- a CDS encoding LysR family transcriptional regulator, whose amino-acid sequence MTLRELRYLVALADYGHFGHAAAACHVSQPTLSTQLKKFEDDLGIVLFERTNKALHVTPIGRKIVDQARRVLAEADALVDLSRNTTAPLAGPLTLGVIPTLGPYLLPWLLPLLKRTYPDLRLILHEDLTDALLDSVRSHRIDTALIALPTAPDLAACPLFDEPFFFACPHDHPLARTDTVQDADLHSQQLLLLTDGHCLRDQALAVCGQRETALSEDGADFRATSLETLRQMVAAGMGVTLLPALSVACTANQGFAVRPLANGTSRRIGLVWRRAYPKSGDLELLAALIRGALPPEVEAA is encoded by the coding sequence ATGACTCTCCGGGAACTGCGCTATCTTGTTGCTCTGGCCGATTATGGCCACTTCGGCCACGCCGCCGCAGCCTGTCATGTCAGTCAGCCGACGTTGAGTACCCAGTTGAAAAAGTTCGAGGACGATCTTGGCATCGTCCTGTTTGAGCGAACGAACAAGGCGCTGCATGTGACGCCCATCGGCCGGAAGATCGTCGATCAGGCCCGCCGGGTGCTCGCCGAGGCCGACGCACTCGTCGACCTCTCGCGCAACACGACGGCACCGCTCGCCGGGCCGCTGACCTTGGGTGTAATCCCCACGCTCGGGCCCTATCTGCTGCCGTGGCTGCTGCCACTTTTAAAACGGACGTATCCCGATCTGCGGCTGATTCTCCATGAGGACCTGACCGATGCGCTGCTTGACAGCGTGCGTTCGCATCGGATCGATACCGCGCTCATCGCCCTGCCGACGGCACCCGATCTCGCAGCCTGCCCACTGTTCGACGAGCCGTTCTTCTTTGCCTGCCCGCACGATCATCCGCTGGCCCGCACCGACACGGTCCAGGACGCCGATTTGCACAGCCAGCAACTGCTCCTGCTCACCGACGGCCACTGCCTGCGTGACCAGGCGCTCGCCGTCTGTGGACAGCGCGAGACTGCGCTCAGCGAGGACGGCGCCGACTTCCGTGCGACCAGCCTGGAGACACTGCGCCAGATGGTCGCGGCCGGCATGGGCGTAACCCTGCTTCCGGCATTGTCTGTCGCCTGCACCGCAAACCAGGGCTTCGCGGTGCGTCCGCTCGCCAATGGCACGTCACGTCGCATCGGCCTCGTCTGGCGACGGGCCTATCCGAAGAGCGGCGATCTGGAGCTTCTTGCCGCGCTCATCCGTGGTGCCCTGCCGCCGGAGGTCGAGGCGGCGTAA
- a CDS encoding DUF2325 domain-containing protein, which translates to MCGSSEDAGIATVAAAPDGRRRKLWEIDPRLLCSVIGTCLTLGDLHRIERRLAIEPLKAARDFQIHGSFVVWAGQPGPVAKQMHKVLERRYAASLRRFAALSASDDVAALWEASLQDSDVPGPYWAVLTHPATSEDLSMRAFGQVHMLSHLVGAANRADIRRLVALESERDALIEQLAAAKRRCAEQERDARRLVDQHAAELRELAARVAAVGSLEARVHGLEAQLAAHESGESARALRAELDAARSELHDSEGIISAQRASIAALTADTARYDQRLAGIDQMFRAASAECEAMERLLRQQIAPLVVGGGAASDGSEGEGEGGDDARIDLGGRRIVYVGGRGCLIPHLRALVERFGGTFLHHDGGLEEQSARLDALLGQGDAVFCPVDCVSHEACLRAKRVCRQRATAFVPMRTGSLSSFVQGLRQLA; encoded by the coding sequence ATGTGTGGGTCTAGCGAGGACGCCGGCATCGCGACCGTCGCCGCCGCTCCGGACGGTCGTCGGCGCAAGTTGTGGGAAATCGATCCGCGGCTGCTGTGCTCGGTGATCGGCACGTGTCTGACCCTGGGCGACCTGCACCGGATCGAGCGCCGGCTGGCCATCGAGCCGCTGAAAGCCGCCCGCGACTTTCAGATCCATGGCAGCTTTGTCGTCTGGGCCGGCCAGCCAGGGCCGGTGGCGAAGCAGATGCATAAAGTGCTCGAACGGCGCTACGCCGCCTCACTCCGCCGTTTCGCCGCGCTGAGCGCCAGCGACGACGTGGCGGCGCTTTGGGAGGCGAGCCTGCAGGATAGTGACGTTCCCGGACCTTATTGGGCGGTACTCACCCATCCCGCGACCAGCGAGGATCTATCGATGCGTGCCTTCGGCCAGGTGCACATGCTCTCGCACCTCGTCGGTGCCGCCAATCGCGCCGATATCCGCCGCCTCGTGGCATTGGAGAGCGAGCGCGACGCACTGATCGAGCAGTTGGCGGCGGCCAAGCGTCGCTGCGCCGAACAGGAGCGCGATGCGCGGCGGCTGGTCGATCAGCATGCCGCCGAGCTGCGCGAACTCGCCGCGCGTGTCGCGGCGGTGGGATCGCTGGAGGCGCGGGTACACGGACTCGAAGCCCAGCTTGCCGCGCACGAGTCCGGCGAGTCGGCGCGCGCCTTGCGCGCGGAACTGGACGCGGCACGCAGCGAGCTGCACGACTCCGAGGGCATCATCTCCGCGCAGCGGGCCAGCATCGCGGCATTGACCGCCGATACCGCCCGTTACGATCAGCGCCTGGCGGGCATCGATCAGATGTTCCGCGCCGCCAGCGCCGAATGCGAGGCGATGGAACGCCTGCTGCGCCAGCAGATTGCCCCGCTCGTCGTGGGTGGCGGTGCGGCCAGCGACGGGAGCGAGGGTGAAGGCGAGGGGGGGGACGACGCGCGGATCGACCTCGGCGGCCGCCGGATCGTCTACGTCGGTGGTCGTGGCTGCCTCATCCCTCACCTGCGCGCCCTGGTCGAGCGCTTCGGAGGCACCTTCCTGCACCACGACGGCGGCCTCGAGGAACAGAGCGCCCGCCTCGACGCGCTGCTTGGCCAGGGTGACGCGGTGTTCTGCCCGGTCGACTGCGTCAGCCACGAGGCCTGCCTGCGCGCCAAGCGCGTCTGCCGCCAGCGCGCCACCGCCTTCGTGCCGATGCGCACCGGCAGCTTGTCTTCCTTCGTTCAGGGTCTGCGCCAGCTCGCCTGA
- a CDS encoding DUF502 domain-containing protein → MTAVPTDPGELAPSGERKSIRLALMARLRAYFFAGILVTAPISITIYLAWLFVSFVDARVTPLLPARFNPESYLPFAVPGLGLLIVIVALTLIGASTAGYFGRALTRFFDTLLARMPVIRSVYGAIKQIVETVLAKKSSAFRQAVLIQYPRYGIWTIGFLTGVTEGEVQAVTQSQVINVFVPTTPNPTSGFLLFVPRAEVVPLAMSVEDALKMVVSGGIVTPPVLPVPAAREEESATPGEKAADDVAA, encoded by the coding sequence ATGACGGCAGTGCCGACCGATCCCGGTGAGCTAGCGCCTTCCGGCGAGCGCAAATCCATCCGACTGGCACTGATGGCACGGCTGCGGGCGTACTTCTTCGCCGGCATCCTGGTTACCGCGCCGATCTCCATCACCATTTACCTCGCTTGGCTATTCGTCAGCTTTGTCGACGCGCGGGTGACCCCGCTGCTGCCGGCGCGGTTCAATCCGGAAAGCTACCTGCCGTTCGCCGTGCCGGGGCTTGGCCTGCTCATCGTCATCGTCGCGCTGACCTTGATCGGCGCGTCGACCGCAGGCTATTTCGGCCGGGCGCTCACGCGCTTTTTCGATACGCTGCTCGCCCGCATGCCGGTGATTCGCAGCGTCTACGGAGCGATCAAACAGATCGTCGAGACGGTCCTGGCAAAGAAGTCGAGCGCGTTTCGCCAGGCAGTGCTGATCCAGTATCCGCGCTACGGCATCTGGACGATCGGTTTTCTGACCGGCGTGACCGAGGGCGAGGTGCAGGCGGTCACCCAGAGCCAGGTGATCAATGTCTTCGTGCCGACGACGCCGAACCCGACCTCGGGATTCCTTTTGTTCGTGCCGCGCGCCGAGGTCGTGCCGCTGGCGATGTCGGTCGAGGACGCGCTGAAGATGGTCGTCTCCGGCGGCATCGTCACCCCACCAGTGCTGCCGGTTCCGGCGGCGCGGGAGGAGGAGAGCGCGACGCCCGGCGAAAAAGCAGCGGATGACGTCGCCGCCTGA
- a CDS encoding alpha/beta hydrolase, with the protein MFEGFDGKDIASRETTIHVEAGGSGPPLLLLHGYPQTHVMWHKIAENLAQRFTVIASDLRGYGDSGKPASDSSHRAYSKRSMAQDQIDVMAALGFSRFFVAGHDRGARVAHRMALDHPQAVIRLAVLDIVPTYEVFATADKEMATAYYHWFFLIQGSGLPETLIGHDPAYYLQAKLRQWAGNVSAFDHEALAEYIRCFSDPAAVHASCEDYRAAASIDLVDDEDDLDRKIACPLLVLWGDRGFVGRRYDVIAAWRKRASDVRGRSFDCGHFLAEEKPQETLAELVAFFSA; encoded by the coding sequence GTGTTCGAGGGATTCGACGGCAAGGACATCGCCAGCCGCGAGACGACCATCCACGTCGAGGCCGGCGGCTCGGGTCCGCCTTTGCTGCTGCTGCACGGCTATCCACAAACGCACGTCATGTGGCACAAGATCGCGGAGAATCTCGCGCAACGCTTTACCGTCATCGCCAGCGACCTGCGCGGATACGGCGACAGCGGCAAGCCCGCCTCGGACTCTTCCCATCGCGCGTATTCGAAGCGGAGCATGGCCCAGGACCAAATTGACGTCATGGCGGCGCTTGGCTTTTCGCGCTTTTTCGTCGCCGGCCACGACCGCGGGGCCCGCGTCGCGCACCGCATGGCGCTCGATCATCCCCAGGCGGTCATCCGCCTTGCCGTGCTCGACATCGTGCCAACATACGAGGTGTTTGCCACGGCCGACAAGGAGATGGCGACCGCGTACTATCACTGGTTCTTCTTAATTCAGGGCAGCGGTCTGCCGGAAACGCTGATCGGCCATGATCCAGCCTATTACCTGCAGGCAAAGCTGCGGCAATGGGCGGGCAACGTGAGCGCCTTCGATCATGAGGCGCTCGCCGAATACATCCGCTGCTTCAGCGATCCGGCGGCGGTTCATGCGTCGTGCGAGGATTACCGGGCAGCCGCCAGCATCGATCTTGTCGACGACGAAGACGATCTCGACCGCAAGATCGCCTGTCCGCTGCTGGTGCTATGGGGCGACAGAGGCTTCGTCGGGCGCCGCTACGACGTCATCGCCGCCTGGCGCAAGCGGGCCTCCGACGTTCGCGGGCGCTCCTTCGATTGCGGCCATTTTCTCGCCGAGGAAAAGCCGCAGGAAACTTTGGCCGAACTCGTGGCGTTCTTCTCGGCATGA
- a CDS encoding NUDIX hydrolase: MARDYPPRPLVGIGAVVFRGEQVLLIRRAKPPRQGEWSLPGGLQKLGETVFAGACREVMEETGIVIRPVGIVDVVDLIERDEATGAIRYHYTLIDVAALWQAGEAVAASDAADAAWVGADDLEARVAWSETVRIIDEARLLCATGAGAG, encoded by the coding sequence ATGGCGCGCGACTATCCCCCGCGACCGCTGGTCGGCATCGGCGCCGTCGTCTTCCGTGGCGAGCAGGTGCTGCTCATCCGCCGCGCCAAGCCGCCGCGTCAAGGTGAATGGAGCCTGCCGGGCGGACTGCAGAAGCTGGGCGAGACCGTCTTCGCCGGCGCTTGTCGTGAGGTGATGGAGGAGACGGGCATCGTCATCCGCCCGGTCGGCATCGTCGACGTCGTCGATCTCATCGAACGCGACGAGGCCACCGGAGCCATCCGCTATCATTACACCCTCATCGACGTCGCTGCCCTGTGGCAGGCGGGCGAAGCAGTCGCCGCCTCCGACGCTGCCGATGCCGCCTGGGTCGGCGCCGACGACCTTGAAGCCCGCGTCGCCTGGTCCGAGACGGTGCGAATCATCGACGAAGCACGGCTGTTATGCGCAACCGGCGCAGGGGCGGGCTGA
- a CDS encoding sulfite exporter TauE/SafE family protein, with protein MDIYLPIAEMTVNAFVILGLGGLVGFLSGLFGIGGGFLTTPLLMFIGIPAPVAVATGANQIVAPSVSAVLAHWQRGNVDVKMGLALLVGGIAGSILGVGVFTILHSLSQIDLVIRLSYVIFLGAIGILMLMESVRAMARRRSARPVRARSHRTWLDALPLKMRFRRSRLYVSALLPVGIGIIVGILAAIMGVGGGFIMVPAMIYLLGMPSSVVVGTSLFQIIFVTASVTIMQAVSTETVDVVLALLLIAGGVIGAQFGVRVGSRLRGDQMRVLLALLVLCVAGKLAYDLVVPPADLYTVSKVSEAE; from the coding sequence GTGGACATTTACCTGCCGATCGCCGAGATGACCGTCAACGCTTTCGTCATCCTCGGTCTCGGCGGGCTCGTCGGCTTTTTGTCGGGGCTGTTCGGTATCGGCGGCGGATTCCTGACGACGCCGCTGCTGATGTTCATCGGCATCCCCGCCCCGGTCGCGGTCGCCACCGGCGCCAACCAGATCGTCGCCCCCTCGGTCTCAGCGGTTCTCGCCCACTGGCAGCGCGGCAATGTCGACGTCAAGATGGGGCTCGCGCTGCTGGTCGGCGGCATCGCCGGTTCGATCCTCGGTGTCGGCGTGTTCACCATCCTGCACAGTCTTTCCCAGATCGATCTCGTCATCCGCCTGTCGTACGTGATCTTTCTCGGCGCCATCGGGATCTTGATGCTGATGGAGAGCGTGCGGGCGATGGCGCGGCGTCGGAGCGCGCGACCGGTTCGAGCCCGATCACACCGGACGTGGCTCGACGCATTGCCGCTGAAGATGCGTTTCCGCCGGTCCCGACTCTACGTGAGCGCGCTGCTGCCGGTCGGCATCGGCATCATCGTCGGCATCCTCGCGGCGATCATGGGCGTCGGTGGCGGTTTCATCATGGTGCCGGCGATGATCTATCTGCTTGGCATGCCGTCCTCGGTCGTGGTCGGCACATCGCTGTTTCAGATCATCTTCGTGACCGCCAGCGTGACGATCATGCAGGCGGTGAGCACCGAGACCGTCGACGTCGTTCTCGCCCTGCTGCTGATCGCCGGCGGCGTGATCGGCGCACAATTCGGCGTCCGCGTCGGCAGCCGCCTGCGCGGCGATCAGATGCGCGTGCTGCTGGCGTTGCTGGTGCTGTGCGTCGCGGGCAAGCTCGCCTATGATCTCGTCGTTCCACCCGCCGATCTTTATACGGTGAGCAAGGTTTCGGAAGCCGAATGA
- a CDS encoding TIGR02186 family protein: MAALSNHLVAVTAGFSGSDVLLFGAIDSAGDESSAASSGPSDIVVVVRGPDGLASVHRKGRSLGIWVNEAGMSFSGVPGFWAMATTRPIAEILPDTVADFHQLGLERLVFTPLENTSVRRAREFHDALVRTRMDEGLFAAMPGEIHFLGNRLFRTDLWIPANAPIGTYTVSVFLVRDHDVVSAETTPLVVGKVGLEARIYAFAHHQSFLYGMVAVIIAAMAGWLGNLAFRKG, encoded by the coding sequence GTGGCGGCACTGTCGAATCACCTCGTGGCGGTGACCGCCGGCTTCAGCGGCAGCGACGTGCTGCTGTTCGGCGCGATCGATAGTGCCGGCGATGAGTCCAGCGCCGCTTCGAGCGGCCCCAGCGACATTGTCGTCGTCGTTCGCGGACCAGACGGTCTCGCCTCGGTCCACCGCAAGGGCCGATCCCTGGGTATCTGGGTCAATGAAGCGGGCATGAGCTTTTCGGGTGTGCCCGGATTCTGGGCGATGGCGACAACCAGGCCGATCGCCGAGATCCTTCCGGATACGGTCGCCGACTTCCACCAATTGGGCCTCGAGCGGCTCGTCTTTACGCCGCTCGAGAACACCAGCGTGCGGCGGGCTCGCGAGTTCCATGATGCGCTCGTCCGCACCCGGATGGATGAGGGCCTGTTCGCCGCCATGCCCGGCGAGATCCATTTCCTCGGCAACCGCCTCTTCCGCACCGATTTGTGGATTCCGGCGAATGCGCCGATCGGCACCTACACAGTCAGCGTGTTCCTCGTCCGCGACCATGACGTGGTTAGCGCCGAGACCACGCCACTCGTCGTCGGCAAGGTCGGGCTCGAAGCGCGGATCTACGCCTTTGCCCATCACCAGTCGTTCTTATACGGCATGGTTGCAGTCATCATCGCGGCGATGGCAGGATGGCTCGGAAACCTCGCCTTCCGAAAAGGCTGA
- a CDS encoding universal stress protein, with protein sequence MDFGEQGRSATYPKSGRTFLCVVDESEELHHALRYACRRAKHTAGRVALLYVIEPVEYQHWMSVGHLMAEERREQAEEMLQVVSSVVQKLSGRTPVVFIRDGELTGELMSLLESEPDLSVLVLGAAPRSEAGRIITHVIKRVGRLPIPVTIVPGGLSDEQIDAIS encoded by the coding sequence TTGGACTTTGGCGAGCAGGGCCGTTCGGCGACATACCCGAAGTCCGGCCGGACGTTCCTTTGTGTCGTCGACGAATCGGAGGAACTGCACCACGCCCTGCGCTACGCCTGCCGCCGGGCAAAGCACACCGCCGGGCGGGTTGCGCTTCTCTACGTCATCGAGCCTGTGGAATATCAACATTGGATGTCGGTCGGTCACCTGATGGCGGAAGAGCGCCGTGAACAGGCCGAAGAGATGCTGCAGGTGGTCTCATCCGTGGTTCAGAAGCTTTCCGGACGAACGCCGGTCGTCTTCATCCGCGACGGCGAACTCACCGGCGAGTTGATGAGCCTGTTGGAGAGCGAGCCGGATCTTTCGGTTCTCGTGCTGGGTGCGGCGCCGCGCTCGGAGGCCGGGCGCATCATTACCCACGTGATCAAGCGCGTCGGCCGCCTGCCAATCCCGGTGACCATCGTTCCCGGCGGGCTGTCGGACGAACAGATCGACGCGATCAGTTGA
- a CDS encoding flavodoxin family protein, whose product MSGKRLLVVAHAPSPNTQELLRSLIEGAGDREIADVDVRLVSPLAAGPADVLAAAAILLMTTENFGYMSGALKDFFDRIYYPCLEATQGLPYALVIRAGHDGTGTRRAVEAIVGGLRWRAVQPPLICRGGFEPIFAEQCRDLGAAMAAGLELGAF is encoded by the coding sequence ATGAGCGGCAAGCGCCTGCTGGTCGTAGCCCACGCCCCCTCGCCCAACACGCAAGAACTGCTGCGCTCCCTGATCGAGGGGGCCGGCGATCGTGAGATCGCCGACGTCGATGTCCGCCTCGTATCCCCGCTCGCGGCCGGGCCCGCCGACGTTCTCGCCGCCGCGGCGATCCTTTTGATGACGACCGAGAACTTCGGCTACATGAGCGGTGCGCTGAAAGACTTCTTCGATCGCATCTACTACCCCTGTCTCGAAGCAACACAGGGTTTGCCCTACGCACTGGTGATTCGCGCCGGACATGATGGCACCGGTACCCGGCGCGCCGTCGAAGCGATCGTCGGCGGCCTGCGTTGGCGCGCGGTACAGCCGCCGCTGATCTGCCGCGGCGGGTTCGAGCCGATTTTTGCCGAGCAGTGCCGCGATCTTGGCGCGGCTATGGCTGCCGGTCTTGAGCTCGGCGCCTTCTGA
- a CDS encoding ribulose-phosphate 3-epimerase, translating into MPSATVSIAPSGAVWIAPSILSADFSRLGEEVRAIDTAGCDFVHIDVMDGHFVPNLTFGPPVIRALRPHTQKPFDVHLMIDPAQPFLPDFAAAGADIITVHAEADKHLDRSLQVIRSLGCKAGVSLNPATSAECLEYVLDRLDLILVMTVNPGFGGQTFIETQLEKIRKVRAMIGDRPIALEVDGGVNADTAPHIVAAGANILVAGSAVFRNAAYAENIRVLRPFANSPA; encoded by the coding sequence ATGCCTTCCGCCACGGTGTCCATCGCGCCTTCCGGCGCGGTGTGGATCGCGCCCTCCATTCTCTCGGCCGATTTCTCCCGGTTGGGGGAGGAGGTGCGGGCAATCGACACCGCAGGGTGCGACTTCGTGCATATCGACGTCATGGATGGCCATTTCGTGCCGAACCTGACCTTCGGCCCACCGGTGATCCGCGCGCTGCGCCCGCACACGCAAAAGCCTTTCGACGTGCACCTGATGATTGATCCGGCGCAGCCCTTTCTGCCCGATTTCGCCGCGGCGGGAGCCGATATCATCACCGTTCACGCAGAGGCGGACAAACATCTCGACCGCAGCCTGCAGGTGATCCGTTCGCTCGGGTGCAAGGCCGGCGTCTCGCTCAATCCTGCGACCTCCGCCGAGTGTCTTGAATACGTCCTCGATCGCCTCGACCTCATTCTGGTCATGACTGTCAATCCCGGTTTCGGTGGCCAGACGTTCATTGAGACGCAACTGGAGAAGATCCGAAAGGTGCGCGCCATGATCGGCGATCGGCCGATCGCGTTGGAAGTCGACGGCGGCGTCAACGCCGATACGGCACCGCACATCGTCGCAGCCGGAGCGAATATCCTAGTCGCGGGCTCCGCCGTGTTCCGTAACGCTGCGTATGCCGAGAATATCCGGGTGCTACGTCCGTTTGCGAATTCGCCGGCTTGA
- a CDS encoding DUF2780 domain-containing protein gives MRMLKTGGLAAALLTSCLLAPLPASADATELVSILVGKMGISPKQAAGGAGAVFELAQQRMSADQFGKVADSVPGVDNLIDQAPELTTSASGGATAGAASSLGGSAKALGTGAMGVVPGVSGASSLTALSGPFQSLGLSNDQIAPMVETVVGYVEQEGGASVSKMLGSALLGG, from the coding sequence ATGCGCATGTTAAAGACTGGCGGCCTTGCCGCCGCGCTGCTGACCTCGTGCCTGCTTGCGCCCCTGCCGGCTTCGGCGGATGCGACCGAACTGGTCAGCATCCTTGTGGGCAAGATGGGAATCAGCCCCAAGCAGGCCGCTGGCGGCGCCGGAGCGGTGTTTGAACTGGCACAGCAACGCATGAGCGCCGATCAGTTCGGCAAGGTTGCCGATTCGGTCCCCGGCGTCGATAACCTCATCGATCAGGCGCCAGAGCTAACGACGTCAGCCAGCGGCGGTGCTACGGCCGGTGCGGCGAGTTCCCTTGGCGGCAGCGCCAAGGCGTTGGGAACCGGCGCGATGGGGGTGGTTCCCGGCGTATCCGGCGCCTCATCGCTGACCGCCCTGTCCGGTCCGTTCCAGAGCCTGGGCTTATCCAACGACCAGATCGCCCCGATGGTCGAGACCGTCGTCGGTTACGTGGAGCAGGAGGGTGGCGCGTCCGTTTCCAAGATGCTCGGCAGCGCGCTCCTTGGCGGTTGA